The Cannabis sativa cultivar Pink pepper isolate KNU-18-1 chromosome 8, ASM2916894v1, whole genome shotgun sequence genomic interval tctcacaaaacaaagaaacactctcttctcacaaaagataaatgcaaaaaatgaataatggaagaggtaattcgaatggttgctctctaggctctatttatagatcatagaaaccaaagaggcaaccacaagatcgaattagcagctgtacaaagactttccaaaaacaaacacgatctgctacatcagattcggttctTCGACGAAACGGATACCGccgaaacgggaaacttactaaaatcgggtccgatcttctttcaaagcttgattcctgccaaaaacagattagatattctgattgtatcaagatacaatcgaaaataataaggaaaaggcaataatcaaagtttcccttaaaaggacaactttccaaaagagaattccttctcttttgagaagttttcaacaaaggaaagttcagctgaaagtgcaactttccaaacaaggaaaatggcaactaaaaaccgaataaaagaggtaagatttcgaaaatgaatgcatagcaatcttaccataaaaaggaaaaattattttgtcacctaacttgccaaaaaaggactttacagttGAGCTTGATGGATAAGCTGTGATTGAAATacataagagaaaaaaaatcattcacATTATTTCTCGGAGACATAATTGTTGTTTGTACGCCACTGACACCAGAGTATGAAGGATCACTGGAGTTGGTAACAACATTCGCCGTCAACAGAGGCCAATGGTATTTTGATACTATGTTAGATTTTCTAGACATTCTTGTaatcaaagaaaagaaagaagggAAGGAAAGTAGGGAGAAAGATAGAGAAAGGTGAAGAATTCAATTGTGAATTTCTTAGAGTAAATGTACTATAATGGTAACTTAAATACAATGTATACAACAAATTATGAGTTTAAAATCTTAACAAACTAACAACTTGACAGCTAATACAACTAACTAATAAATTGTTAAGCATAAGTTAACTATAATAACTGATTCTCGTTCACATTAAGTTTAACAAATCATaagatttttgttatttttttcttagCTATACATGAGATTAGAGGCTatgtaaagaaaaataaattggtCTCTAACTTTGGTACACTCTTTTATTGAACTTGATTTTATGAATTATGAAATGAAAATTCTATTGTCCCATGTTAAGAAACTGTGGATGGCCAAGGCAACTTGGCTAATTAAAATTATCTTCACACATTTTGAGATGAATCATGCAAAGTTATCTACCCAAAaagttaataaataaaacctttcaaaaagaaaagttaataaataaacaaagtaaACATTTTTCATTATTTGCTGTGTGGAGCATATGACTTTATGGGTTGCCAAATCTGTCACATCCCAGTCATGCAGACCCACTCACCCACTTCTCAACATCCTTGCCGTCTGCAAAAGTTTGTATTGGTCTATTAGAGAATTGAAAACCCATATTCTATCATAAATATTCCCAATAATGTTCCACATCTCcccaaaattataattttctgtATAGTAAatcgaaattttaaaatgatttttattaaatgttAATCTCAAGAAACAATTATAATttgcatcaaaaaaaaaaaaaaaagaaacaattataattgataaaaatattctatgttttttttaattttttttctgatttaacaataataataataaatgtaaaatGTGTGCGGCAATGTACAGTGCGATCCAACTATACAGCTGGCACTTCTTTTTCTCTCACTCCCCAAAGTAAAAACAAATTACAAAGAAGATAAAGCGATACGACACTGTTGTTGGCCCACCTGCTTCGCACTGCTACTGTTTCCTCCACTCGCCATAAAACGCTCGTCGTTTCAATGGCGCGTCGTTTTCTCACGGCGAGTACGTAAATATCTCTACTCGCGCATGGATTGGTCATAGTATTCCATAGACATGCAGCAGAAGCTTTGCGAGGAAAAGTGGGAGCTCCTTTTAACTCGTATCGCCACTGACAATTGAACAGCCTGGCCAACCAGCTGTGAATCGCAACGTGGAGCCCTATCATTGGTTACAATCTGCACTCATTGTTCTGAGCTGAGTGCCGTACGCTGTGCCCACTCGCACAGTACCCAGCTTTTGTCCAGCTAAGTGGGGAATTTGGTAACggctatatttttttaagttttatttcttTGTGACCCTTCTCAGATTTTTTTCCCTTATCTTACGGGAACTTGTGTTCTACGTGGTTGTCCAGCTGGGACATAGCTCGATGACGTGGCCAATGAGATGGCTAATTTGACAAGAGAGAGAAATCAAAGGGCTTGTGAAACAAGCCAATAGAATTGGCTATAAAAGCCGGGTGTTGTTGCTTGTCCCTACAGATCAACTTGTAGTAGTAGAATTTCTTCTCTCTGCTCGGCATTTTCACCCCTCCCTCTTCTCTacattttctttcttctctttcttctcctCTAATGGCAACTTTAGTTGCTTTGTTAGTGGGTCTTGTGGTTTTGGTTGGTTCTGTTAGCTCAGCAAAGTTCGATGAGCTATTCCAGCCTAGTTGGGCGTTAGACCATTTCGCCTATGAAGGAGAGCTTCTCAAGCTCAAACTTGACAACTATTCCGGTACTTTAACCGCAAACCATTGAAAATGTTTTTAGTAAAATAATACTTAATAAGTTCAAAGCCTCTCAAATCTTCATGTGCTACCCATTGAAAATGTTTTTAGTAATATAAACCTTTCAAGTTTTCGTTTTTAACCATGTGCCGTGTTTGTTTCGGTTTGATCACTCTTAAACTGACTAAATTATTCTGTTGCTGGGTTTTACAGGAGCTGGGTTTCAATCAAAGAACAAGTATTTGTTTGGGAAAGTTACTATTCAGATAAAGCTCGTAGAGGGTGATTCTGCAGGAACCGTTACTGCTTTCTATGTAAGCATATATAAAACGTAATTTTGTGTTAATCTTTCTATAATGCTATTATCATTATATTAATTAGAATAGTTGGCCTCTTTTATTAGTGTTACCATATTTGAGTACAGTACAGtaattattcttgaatagacCGGTCGTTCTCATTTTGTAATGTTGTCAACACAGCTCAGCCAATAGTTAGTAAAGTTACTTTAGGGAGTCATATAGATGACTTGGTGGGGTCCCCCAGTTAAATTATTTACAAACAGAGTGCACTCTATTGCATTGAATCATTTTACTTTTCCCCGTTACAGACAATTTTACCTTTGGATTTGTTTAATAATGAGTAGGGCTACTACAACCATTATTATTATGCTACTAGAGCCTACCTGCCTTAATTTTTTTCTACTCGTGAATCTCTGTACTAACTTAAATACAGCATTTAATACTATTTATTGATATTGTATTCACCTGTAATTATCAACAAGTACCATAAATCTTATATAATTGTGACTGATTAGTGAACTATCGATGTATCTACTTAATAATACATATTGTAAACTGATGATcattttttaacatatatatattttttgttttttgaatgTAGATGTCATCAGAAGGTCCAACTCACAATGAGTTTGATTTCGAGTTTTTGGGAAACTCTACTGGAGAACCTTACTCAGTTCAGACCAATCTCTACGTGAATGGAGTTGGTAACAGAGAACAGAGATTGAACCTCTGGTTTGACCCCACCACAGAATTTCATTCCTACTCCATCTTCTGGAACGAGCGCCATGTTGTGTAAGCCCTTTCTCTCAATATCTCAAATATGCATTTTTAGGTATAAATGAGAgcctttttctttagggtgaaTGTCACATCAATTTGTGAATGGTGGGTTCTACTGCTGCTTCAAATGccatttgaaaaagaaaaaaaatggaatCTTGTGTACGAATGTATAGAGAGGTCCCCTACCTAATACCTATTTCTCTGATGCCACCAGGCTGTACAACCAAAaccattttttattataatgatTTCACGAACTAAATTATCCAAAAATGGTTCAATTGTGTACTGTTTCGATATTCAATctgaaatatatatttctttttaacGTTTCAGGTTTATGATAGATGAGACCCCAATTAGAGTGCACGCTAACTTGGAAGAAAAGGGTATTCCTTTCCCAAAAGACCAAGCCATGGGGGTGTACAGCTCTATATGGAACGCAGACGACTGGGCCACACAAGGGGGTCGGGTCAAGACTGACTGGTCCCATGCTCCATTCGTAGCTACCTACAAGGGTTTCGAAATCAATGCCTGTGAATGCCCTGCATCGGTCACAGCAGATGACATTGCTAAAAAGTGCCGGAGCTCAACCGAGAAGAGGTACTGGTGGGACGAGCCAGTGTTGTCCGAACTTAACTTGCACCAGAGCCACCAGCTCATGTGGGTTCGGGCCAACCACATGGTCTATGACTACTGCTCTGATACCGCTAGGTTCCCAACCGTTCCCACTGAATGTGTCCACCACCACCACTAGTCCATGATGGTCTGGTTTGGTGTGTGACAATGtaaaaagaagaaagatggagaaaatgaaaaatgaaaaaaaaaaaaaagtatggagCTTGGTGGGAAGTTATGCATGTTTGTGTATAAAAACATGTTCTccatgttttttaatttttggtttatgTTCGTTCTTTTGTTCGTTTACTCTTATTTCCTTCAGGGTGTATGATATGATTAGTTTTCAATATGATTTAGTTTCTACTTACAAAAGATTTTAGATATTGGTCACTAACTTCTTTTTAAAGAAGGTCACTAACTTATTATAATCGTTAAGTGAAAACAATCTCACACCAATAAATCCATCAaatttaataacaataataacattAACTGACCAATAAATTACctaaatattttaattgtgaTTATTAGATGTTATTTTGAATCGGATAGCAATGGTTGGATGTTCGAATATCTAAATTAAATGTATAttcaattgaattaattaatattattattatttaattttaatgaataattaaattgtaaatGTGGTTCCATCAaatttaataacaataataacattAACTGACCAATAAATTACctaaatattttaattgtgaTTATAAGATGTTATTTTGAATCGGATAGCAATGGTTGGATGTTCGAATATCTAAATTACATGTATAttcaattgaattaattaatattattattatttaattttaatgaataattaaattgtaaatGTGGTTCCATAAACACCAAATTATGGGGAGAGACCACACAATAAGAGGAAAATATAGTTAATGGGGTAGGTGGGGGAGAGATGGATATGATGCACTGAAAGAGGGGAAGAAATTAGGCAGAGTGGTCCGATAATGTTAAAATGGAcgtcatttttttcttttgggtgGGGATACATAGCCCCCTTTAAAGAGAACTTATTATTTTGGCAGAGATAATTAGAGGACACAAACCCCACGAAGATAAGATAACTCCAAACATATTTTCCCAAGAAAGCAAAATTGTCCAAAAAATATACGAGCCTTGGAAAATGAGGGACCCtgaaaaattggaaatattgtttatgtttttatatagtACATGGATATTATTTGAGTAAAACTAGTAAATGCATTCGGCCATTCATATTTGATTATGAGTGTAGTGATCTGTCTTTTCCCGCTTTGCTAGATCAGTTATCTAGATCTGATTAAATttgactcaattttttttttttaagaattttaatttatatctaaacttataattttatatctattttaattttatattagtattattgAATAGACTAATTAGGTTTTTTAtcctgaattttgacatgtaccagaTCATGCTTCTTGAACTTTTAACATCGTTAAAAATgctccctgaactattaagattgttagatttaagaacttttatccaattttagtaaaaaaatctaACTTGGATGAAAATTCAGGGGGCGTGAtttttagtatatgtcaaagttcgagagcatgatttgatacatgtcaaagttcaggggatatgaatcctaattagcctatttagtataatactatgtttagtattgacttgtattaatagattgtgtaaagttataatatattttcaataaactcgaCCCGAACACTAACTATGggttgggtttgggtctcgagtcTCGAGTCCAAGGTCATGGGTCTCGAGTTAGGGTTTGGGTCTGAATTTGGATCCTGGGTCCTTGGTTCCGGGTCTGAGTCTCAGGTTCGGATCCAGGGTTATGGGTCCTAGATTCGGGTCCTAAGTCTGGACCCTAagttcgagttcgagtctcgggtctgggtctgggtctcggGATCCaagttaagttttttttaatataatgaaACCAAATCGGATTAGATCcgatcaagaaaaaaaaattgcgaAGCGGAGCGAATCTGATCTGAGATCCAATAACTATCCGAATGTTTCGGATCAGAACTCCAACCCGATCCAAGTAATTAAATCTTTTTGACATACCTATATTTGATAACCATTGATATTTATTGTTTTAAGATGGATATCACACTCCATCATCAATCAATTCGTAATTGTAATATGGTTCAAatcaataaattataaaagtaCTTTAATGTGTTACacattattaaagaaaaataaatggctCATACTAATTTTTCCTCTGAAGAGTCAGTCGGATTTCGGGTATAACAGAAGGAGAAATAATTCCAATGtaacatgagaaaaaatttaatgattttgatcaatttttttttttttgcattttaaatttaatattattctcattcctattcccattcccctGAACCCTGAACCCAAAACAAAAACCCCTaaatccctaaaccctaaaatcctaAAACCTAAATACCCTAAactctaaatcctaaaccccaaaacccaaaccccaaaccccaaaccctaacCCCAACACCCTAATTCCCTGGCCCATTtccattctcattcccattcccatcccAATTCCAATTCTCGTTCCCATCCCCATTCGCATTCCCATTCCCCGGCCCATTCCCATTTTtatttccattcctattcccattcccattccccaaACCCCAAAATCCCAAACGCCAAAATTTGAAAACTCCAAACCCCAAACCACAAACACCAAAaccctattcccattcccattcccattcccattcccattcccatccccattcccattcccattcgcattcctattcccattcccattttaaactattcccattcccattcctattccaattctcattcctattcacattcccattcccattcccattctctAGCCTATTCCCATTCTAATTCCCATTCCCATCCCcgacc includes:
- the LOC115699297 gene encoding xyloglucan endotransglucosylase protein 6, with translation MATLVALLVGLVVLVGSVSSAKFDELFQPSWALDHFAYEGELLKLKLDNYSGAGFQSKNKYLFGKVTIQIKLVEGDSAGTVTAFYMSSEGPTHNEFDFEFLGNSTGEPYSVQTNLYVNGVGNREQRLNLWFDPTTEFHSYSIFWNERHVVFMIDETPIRVHANLEEKGIPFPKDQAMGVYSSIWNADDWATQGGRVKTDWSHAPFVATYKGFEINACECPASVTADDIAKKCRSSTEKRYWWDEPVLSELNLHQSHQLMWVRANHMVYDYCSDTARFPTVPTECVHHHH